A single region of the Oceanicola sp. 502str15 genome encodes:
- a CDS encoding TlpA disulfide reductase family protein translates to MKNLKPALIAWALSVGAAFATPQGFALHDTPQPVANVRYEKVDGSRGDMEDFRGKVILVNVWATWCVPCREEMPTLDALQAELGGDDFEVVALSIDRVGSQVVRRFYDEIGVTNLNMYVDQTMLSMTALRTVGLPTTILIDAQGRELGRLVGPAEWDDPEMVSFLRGFIE, encoded by the coding sequence ATGAAGAATCTGAAACCGGCGCTGATCGCCTGGGCACTGTCCGTCGGCGCGGCTTTCGCGACACCGCAAGGGTTTGCACTGCATGACACCCCGCAGCCTGTCGCCAATGTGCGCTACGAGAAAGTAGACGGCAGCCGCGGAGACATGGAAGACTTTCGCGGCAAGGTGATCCTCGTGAACGTCTGGGCAACCTGGTGCGTCCCCTGCCGCGAAGAGATGCCGACGCTGGATGCGCTTCAGGCGGAACTTGGCGGCGACGACTTCGAAGTGGTCGCCCTGTCCATCGACCGGGTCGGATCACAAGTGGTTCGGCGCTTCTACGACGAAATCGGTGTCACCAACCTCAATATGTATGTCGATCAGACCATGCTCTCGATGACCGCGCTGCGCACCGTTGGCCTGCCGACGACAATCCTGATCGACGCGCAGGGGCGGGAGCTCGGGCGACTGGTCGGACCAGCCGAGTGGGACGACCCCGAAATGGTGTCCTTTCTGCGCGGATTTATCGAATGA
- a CDS encoding STAS/SEC14 domain-containing protein, giving the protein MFKETLTEHDDVIGLVCEGKLTEADFKKMHALLHERLGTTDNPGLVLDLTSFEGYEEPSAILEDLKIDTAHVNDFRRIAVVGERRWMKWGARVVNLLTGSEMQWFESSDTESAIAWARDG; this is encoded by the coding sequence ATGTTCAAGGAAACGCTGACCGAGCATGATGATGTCATCGGGCTCGTCTGCGAAGGCAAGTTGACAGAGGCAGACTTCAAGAAAATGCACGCGCTGCTTCATGAACGTCTTGGAACAACCGATAATCCGGGTCTGGTTCTCGACCTTACAAGTTTCGAGGGCTACGAAGAGCCTTCGGCGATCCTGGAAGATCTGAAGATCGACACCGCCCACGTGAACGATTTCCGTCGCATAGCGGTTGTCGGAGAACGCAGATGGATGAAATGGGGCGCACGGGTGGTCAACCTACTGACGGGCTCCGAGATGCAGTGGTTCGAATCCAGCGATACCGAGTCCGCAATTGCGTGGGCGCGTGACGGGTAG
- a CDS encoding cation diffusion facilitator family transporter: MPHDHGHAPIDPNSGDRRVAIAIWANGLLTVAQVVGGIFSGSLALIADALHNFSDMASLVIAFAARKIARRPADERMTFGYGRVEIVAALINYTTLIVIGFYLIYEGGMRMIDPPEVMGWTVVILGGIALVVDTLTAMLTYSMQKGSVNIRALFLHNLSDALASVAVIVGGSLIILYDMRWVDPAITIGIAIYILYLSFTEIGGPIRTLMLGSPPDIDNEAVVEAMRKVEGVADVHYVHLWQMQEHEAALDCHVVVAAEGWSKIEEIKSAIKKRLKEEFGISHSSLEFEHEDRAHQNADLYGHGNASEKEKTNVQGNADRA; this comes from the coding sequence ATGCCACATGACCACGGGCACGCGCCTATCGATCCGAATTCTGGGGACCGGCGGGTTGCCATCGCCATCTGGGCAAACGGGCTACTTACCGTTGCGCAAGTCGTCGGGGGCATATTCTCGGGCAGTCTGGCACTGATCGCCGATGCGCTGCACAACTTTTCCGATATGGCCTCGCTTGTCATTGCCTTCGCCGCACGCAAGATCGCGCGCCGCCCGGCCGATGAACGCATGACCTTCGGCTATGGCCGGGTCGAGATCGTGGCGGCCCTGATCAACTACACCACCCTCATCGTGATCGGCTTCTATCTGATCTACGAAGGTGGCATGCGCATGATTGATCCACCCGAAGTCATGGGGTGGACCGTCGTCATTCTCGGTGGAATTGCGCTTGTGGTCGACACGCTGACCGCAATGCTGACCTATTCGATGCAGAAGGGCAGCGTGAACATCCGCGCGCTTTTCCTGCATAACCTGTCGGACGCGCTTGCTTCGGTCGCGGTTATCGTCGGTGGGTCGCTGATCATCCTTTACGACATGCGTTGGGTCGATCCTGCCATCACCATCGGCATCGCGATCTACATCCTGTATCTGTCTTTCACTGAAATAGGCGGCCCAATCCGAACCCTGATGCTCGGGAGCCCGCCGGACATCGACAACGAGGCCGTCGTCGAAGCGATGCGGAAAGTCGAAGGCGTCGCCGACGTCCACTACGTCCATCTCTGGCAAATGCAAGAGCACGAGGCTGCGCTCGACTGCCATGTCGTCGTGGCAGCCGAGGGCTGGTCGAAGATCGAAGAGATCAAGAGCGCGATCAAGAAGCGGCTGAAGGAAGAGTTCGGCATCAGCCATTCCAGTCTCGAATTTGAGCATGAGGATCGCGCTCATCAGAACGCCGATCTCTACGGTCACGGCAACGCAAGTGAAAAGGAGAAGACCAATGTTCAAGGAAACGCTGACCGAGCATGA
- a CDS encoding DsbE family thiol:disulfide interchange protein — MTEEVERNADPVSRRRISGFVLVPLIAFALMVLFGWGLFRGGDDLPSALLGNPVPDFALPPVLGREEGLSTQDLIGHVSLVNVFASWCVPCRAEHPLCMELSATGEVPLYGINYKDPPDQARAWLDELGDPYARIGADINGRAGIEWGVYGVPETYVIADGTIAYRHVGPITRAILQDTLLPIVRDHKTQSAKEKTP, encoded by the coding sequence ATGACGGAAGAGGTCGAGAGAAATGCCGACCCTGTGTCGCGACGCAGAATCTCCGGGTTCGTGCTGGTGCCGCTGATAGCTTTTGCCCTCATGGTCCTGTTCGGTTGGGGGCTTTTTAGGGGTGGCGACGACTTGCCGTCGGCACTTCTCGGTAACCCCGTGCCCGACTTCGCGCTGCCCCCGGTGCTCGGCCGCGAGGAAGGTCTTTCGACACAGGACCTGATCGGCCATGTCTCGCTGGTGAACGTCTTTGCCTCGTGGTGTGTGCCCTGCCGTGCCGAACATCCGCTGTGCATGGAGTTGAGCGCAACCGGTGAGGTGCCGCTCTACGGAATCAACTACAAGGACCCGCCCGATCAGGCGCGCGCCTGGCTCGACGAGTTGGGTGATCCCTATGCGCGCATCGGGGCCGACATCAACGGACGCGCCGGTATCGAATGGGGCGTCTATGGCGTGCCCGAAACCTACGTCATCGCCGATGGCACCATCGCCTACCGCCATGTCGGTCCGATCACGCGAGCGATCCTGCAGGATACGCTGCTGCCGATCGTCCGTGACCACAAAACCCAATCCGCCAAGGAGAAAACGCCATGA
- a CDS encoding SCO family protein codes for MAGVAALAFVWLLLWSDYRADRARTDAEPPFFAEFELTDHQGMVRTEEDFAGRWMLVFFGFTNCPDVCPTTLSEVAAVMDGLGDDAAKVQPIFITIDPERDTPAALAEYVPLFDAGIIGLTGTPEQIAATSETFPIFFERVEEAAAPDGYTMGHTSHLFLFDPDAGFADSWPYGTPAEEILADLEERI; via the coding sequence TTGGCAGGCGTGGCAGCGCTTGCCTTCGTATGGCTTTTGCTCTGGTCCGACTATCGTGCCGACCGCGCCCGAACCGACGCCGAACCGCCTTTTTTCGCTGAGTTCGAACTAACGGACCACCAGGGTATGGTTCGAACCGAGGAGGACTTTGCGGGGCGCTGGATGTTGGTATTTTTCGGCTTCACCAACTGTCCCGACGTCTGCCCGACGACCCTGTCAGAGGTCGCGGCGGTGATGGACGGTCTGGGCGACGATGCCGCCAAGGTCCAGCCGATTTTCATAACAATCGACCCCGAACGGGACACGCCCGCCGCACTCGCCGAATACGTCCCGCTGTTCGATGCGGGCATCATCGGGCTGACGGGCACGCCGGAACAGATCGCCGCCACATCCGAGACGTTTCCGATCTTCTTTGAACGCGTCGAAGAGGCCGCAGCGCCGGATGGGTACACCATGGGCCACACGTCGCATCTGTTCCTCTTCGATCCCGACGCGGGCTTTGCCGACTCCTGGCCCTACGGCACCCCGGCCGAAGAGATTCTCGCCGATCTGGAAGAGAGGATCTGA
- a CDS encoding cytochrome c, whose amino-acid sequence MLATTVLPVAAQSDVRMGERLYQENCASCHGANLEGQLDWRSRLPNGRLPAPPHDSSGHTWHHPDRVLFDIVKRGPAMIVGNGYESDMPGYEDVLTDDEITAIIDYIKSTWPDRIRASQESRSLADEQAQP is encoded by the coding sequence CTGCTCGCCACAACGGTTTTGCCGGTTGCGGCGCAGAGCGACGTGCGCATGGGTGAGCGCCTCTATCAAGAGAATTGCGCCAGTTGCCATGGGGCGAACCTGGAGGGGCAGCTAGATTGGCGCTCCAGATTGCCGAACGGAAGGTTGCCTGCCCCGCCGCACGACTCCTCCGGCCATACCTGGCATCACCCCGACCGCGTATTGTTCGACATCGTGAAACGCGGACCGGCAATGATTGTCGGGAACGGGTACGAAAGCGACATGCCCGGATATGAGGATGTGCTGACAGACGATGAGATCACGGCGATCATCGACTACATCAAGAGCACATGGCCCGACCGGATCCGTGCGTCGCAGGAAAGCCGATCCCTTGCCGATGAGCAGGCGCAGCCATGA
- a CDS encoding DUF411 domain-containing protein, translating to MNKKLGFASLGTAGAAAILAMSLNAAPVAAQEVTLYKNPQCGCCESYADYLRENGFTVEVKPTHDLAQISRDAGIPDDFQGCHTAFLDDYVVSGHVPIDVVNRLLEERPEIAGVTLPGMPMGSPGMGGAKQEPFTIYTVEEGANPTVYAVE from the coding sequence ATGAACAAGAAACTTGGATTTGCCAGCCTCGGCACAGCAGGTGCCGCTGCCATCCTTGCAATGAGCCTGAATGCCGCACCTGTCGCAGCGCAGGAGGTCACGCTCTACAAAAACCCGCAATGCGGATGCTGTGAAAGCTACGCGGACTATCTGCGCGAGAACGGTTTTACGGTGGAGGTGAAGCCGACCCACGATCTCGCGCAGATCAGCCGCGACGCAGGTATCCCGGACGACTTTCAGGGCTGCCATACAGCCTTTCTGGACGATTACGTTGTCAGCGGTCACGTGCCGATCGATGTCGTCAACCGCTTGCTCGAAGAGCGCCCGGAAATTGCCGGTGTGACACTCCCCGGCATGCCGATGGGCTCGCCGGGTATGGGCGGAGCAAAGCAGGAGCCGTTCACGATCTACACCGTTGAGGAAGGGGCGAACCCGACCGTCTATGCGGTCGAATGA
- a CDS encoding SCO family protein: protein MTALTRRAALAILAGTISSPALADHPGENLDARMFEMEPYFQAIDAAQAPGFELQDSEGNPVRLSDFSDKVVILHFIYANCPDVCPLHSQKIAAIQASINDGPMKDLVQFISITTDPVNDTPDVLRDYADRHGLDQSNWVILTKQPDQAEDTTRLLAREYGLEFTMTADSDMMMHGAVTHVVDIGGRFAAKFHGMDFKNVNLILHVSELINNAQHRRREPSWWDRLTGVFQ, encoded by the coding sequence TTGACAGCACTGACACGACGCGCCGCTTTGGCGATACTTGCGGGTACGATTTCCTCTCCAGCTTTAGCCGATCATCCCGGTGAGAACCTGGATGCGCGCATGTTCGAGATGGAGCCCTACTTCCAGGCCATCGATGCAGCGCAGGCTCCGGGTTTCGAGCTGCAGGATTCCGAGGGGAATCCCGTGCGCCTGTCGGATTTTAGCGACAAGGTGGTCATCCTGCACTTCATCTACGCCAACTGCCCGGATGTCTGCCCGCTCCACTCCCAAAAGATCGCGGCCATTCAGGCCTCGATCAACGACGGGCCGATGAAGGATCTGGTGCAGTTCATCTCGATCACGACCGATCCGGTGAACGACACGCCGGACGTGCTGCGCGATTACGCGGATCGGCATGGGCTCGATCAAAGCAACTGGGTCATTTTGACCAAGCAGCCCGATCAGGCTGAAGACACGACGCGCCTTCTGGCGCGGGAGTATGGGCTGGAGTTCACGATGACCGCCGACAGCGACATGATGATGCACGGAGCTGTCACCCATGTCGTGGATATCGGCGGTCGGTTCGCCGCAAAATTCCATGGCATGGACTTCAAGAACGTGAACCTGATCCTCCATGTCAGCGAGTTGATCAACAACGCCCAGCATCGACGCCGGGAGCCCAGCTGGTGGGACCGGCTGACAGGTGTGTTTCAATGA
- a CDS encoding multicopper oxidase family protein: MAMADPTGDPFVLRAASGQAALRPSPYGPINVWSYNGSVPGPKIRVRQGDRIRVLAQNGLDEGTTIHWHGIRTPNAMDGVPFLTQDPIPVNGDFLYEFDALDAGTFWYHPHQRSSEQVGRGLYGPLIVEEADPIRVDRDLTWMLDDWRMTRDGQIAGDFGSRHDAMHGGRIGNSVTINGQIPERIAVRSDERIRLRLVNAANARIFGLDFGDLAPVVVALDGQPVTPHAPDSGVVVIGPAMRVDLVVDLTGKPGDIVTVIDTFYEGLEYRLVDLAYGPDKLRDSVPDWPMDLPPNPLAEPDMASAARRQIVFNGGMMGQMMMGGGMGSMMGQMREGNMWFINGEAATGHMMDPLLVLPLGTSHVFEMDNRTAWHHPIHFHGHSFRVIARNGQPTRHREWQDTVLMAPEERVEIAFVADNPGDWMFHCHILEHQAAGMMGVIRVDPDTTKT, encoded by the coding sequence ATGGCGATGGCCGATCCAACTGGGGACCCATTCGTCCTACGCGCGGCATCCGGACAGGCCGCCCTGCGCCCGTCACCATACGGCCCGATTAATGTCTGGAGCTATAATGGATCCGTCCCCGGCCCTAAAATCCGAGTACGCCAGGGCGACCGAATCCGGGTTCTGGCCCAGAATGGGTTGGATGAAGGAACCACAATCCACTGGCATGGCATCCGCACGCCCAATGCGATGGACGGGGTCCCGTTTCTCACGCAGGACCCGATTCCGGTCAATGGCGATTTCCTGTACGAATTCGATGCGCTGGATGCGGGCACGTTCTGGTACCATCCGCACCAGCGCAGTTCGGAACAGGTCGGACGTGGACTCTACGGACCGCTGATCGTCGAGGAGGCGGACCCGATCCGCGTGGATCGTGACCTGACCTGGATGCTGGACGACTGGCGCATGACCCGGGACGGACAGATTGCGGGTGACTTCGGAAGCCGCCACGACGCGATGCACGGCGGTCGTATCGGCAATTCCGTGACCATCAACGGCCAGATACCCGAACGCATCGCGGTGCGATCCGATGAGCGCATCCGCTTGCGGCTGGTCAATGCGGCGAACGCGCGGATATTCGGGCTGGATTTCGGGGACCTTGCGCCAGTTGTGGTCGCTCTGGACGGTCAACCCGTCACGCCGCATGCCCCTGACAGCGGGGTCGTAGTGATCGGCCCGGCCATGCGCGTCGATCTGGTGGTCGACCTGACCGGCAAGCCCGGAGATATCGTGACCGTCATTGATACCTTCTACGAGGGACTCGAATACCGTCTGGTCGATCTCGCCTACGGGCCGGACAAGTTGCGGGACAGTGTACCGGATTGGCCGATGGACCTGCCGCCCAACCCGCTGGCGGAACCGGACATGGCGTCGGCCGCGCGACGTCAGATCGTCTTCAACGGCGGAATGATGGGGCAGATGATGATGGGCGGCGGCATGGGGTCAATGATGGGCCAGATGCGCGAAGGAAACATGTGGTTCATCAACGGCGAAGCCGCGACGGGTCACATGATGGACCCCTTGCTGGTCCTGCCGCTCGGCACATCGCATGTGTTCGAGATGGATAATCGCACGGCTTGGCACCATCCGATCCATTTCCATGGACATTCGTTCCGTGTGATCGCGCGCAACGGGCAACCGACACGGCATCGCGAATGGCAGGACACCGTCCTAATGGCCCCCGAAGAACGGGTCGAAATCGCGTTCGTCGCGGACAACCCAGGCGACTGGATGTTCCACTGTCACATTCTGGAACACCAGGCGGCGGGCATGATGGGCGTCATCCGTGTCGATCCTGACACGACCAAAACCTGA
- a CDS encoding cytochrome c biogenesis CcdA family protein — protein MMDISGIGIFAAFLAGAISFLSPCVLPLVPGYVSYIAGQPDLRTTRSVGLRARAGALGLSACFVLGFSTVFVALGAGASALGSLLLTWRTELNYLGGAIIILFGLVMLGVFRLNAFSRDTRFNLDIPGGRPFGAYVLGLAFAFGWTPCIGPILGAILTLSSTSGGMSDGIWLLSIYSAGLGVPFLLAALFTDAIAARVRQIGKAGRWLYKGAGVAMIIMGVAIMTGQLSRFAYWLLGTFPFLATIG, from the coding sequence ATGATGGATATTTCCGGCATCGGCATCTTCGCGGCGTTTCTGGCGGGAGCCATCTCGTTCCTGTCACCCTGCGTCCTGCCGCTGGTGCCGGGCTACGTATCCTACATCGCAGGGCAACCAGATTTGCGCACGACGCGGTCGGTCGGCTTGCGGGCGCGCGCCGGGGCGCTCGGGTTGAGTGCCTGCTTTGTCCTGGGCTTTTCGACGGTCTTCGTCGCCCTCGGGGCCGGGGCCAGCGCGCTCGGATCCCTGCTGCTGACATGGCGCACCGAGCTGAACTATCTCGGCGGCGCGATCATCATTCTGTTCGGACTGGTCATGCTGGGTGTCTTTCGTCTCAATGCGTTCTCGCGCGATACCCGTTTCAATCTCGACATTCCCGGCGGTCGCCCGTTTGGGGCCTACGTGCTGGGACTGGCCTTCGCCTTTGGCTGGACACCTTGCATCGGTCCGATCCTCGGCGCAATCCTGACGCTCAGTTCGACCTCCGGCGGCATGTCGGACGGCATCTGGCTGCTGTCGATCTATTCCGCTGGACTGGGGGTGCCTTTCCTGCTGGCCGCGCTCTTCACCGACGCCATCGCCGCGCGGGTAAGGCAGATCGGCAAAGCCGGTCGCTGGCTCTACAAGGGCGCGGGTGTTGCCATGATCATCATGGGAGTTGCCATCATGACCGGGCAATTGTCACGGTTTGCCTATTGGCTGCTGGGGACGTTTCCCTTTCTCGCGACGATCGGGTGA
- a CDS encoding thioredoxin domain-containing protein, producing the protein MNRRGLILSVLALGVAGFGGATWFATRPGPVAEAEPVAPELADAMIRPYSPILGPAEAPVTIVEFFDPACEACRAFHPIVKDIMAEHGDAVRVVIRYTPFHGAASEEAIRVLEAARMQDIYEPVLEAVLREQPRWASHGAPEPGLILQIAATAGLDADAARTQMLAPDVVAILNQDRADVETVGIRQTPTFFVNGTPLDPFGEAELRRLVAAEVAAAQS; encoded by the coding sequence ATGAACCGACGCGGCCTGATCCTGTCCGTTCTCGCCCTCGGCGTCGCCGGTTTCGGCGGAGCCACCTGGTTTGCAACCCGCCCCGGCCCGGTGGCCGAAGCGGAGCCTGTTGCGCCGGAACTCGCGGACGCGATGATCCGCCCCTACTCGCCCATCCTCGGGCCTGCGGAAGCGCCCGTCACGATCGTCGAATTCTTCGATCCGGCCTGCGAGGCCTGTCGCGCCTTTCATCCCATCGTGAAGGACATCATGGCCGAGCATGGGGATGCTGTCCGCGTCGTGATCCGCTACACGCCCTTCCACGGCGCGGCATCCGAGGAAGCGATCCGCGTGCTCGAGGCGGCGCGCATGCAGGACATTTACGAGCCGGTGCTTGAGGCCGTTCTGCGGGAGCAGCCGAGATGGGCGTCGCACGGTGCCCCGGAACCCGGCCTGATCCTTCAGATCGCCGCCACGGCCGGGCTCGATGCAGACGCCGCGCGCACGCAAATGCTGGCACCGGATGTCGTAGCAATTCTGAACCAGGATCGTGCCGACGTCGAGACCGTGGGAATTCGCCAGACGCCCACATTCTTCGTGAACGGCACGCCGCTCGATCCATTCGGAGAGGCAGAATTGCGTCGCCTAGTGGCCGCCGAAGTCGCTGCCGCGCAAAGCTGA
- a CDS encoding helix-turn-helix domain-containing protein: protein MLTIGTLSKKTGTKVQTIRYYEQIGLMPEPGRTEGGQRRYDNAQLDRLSFIRHSRQLGFSLDAIRELLDLSDHPNRPCHEADAIARRQLKQVEQRMARLKALRTELKRMVHECSGGRTGDCKVLEVLRDHSECLTEHEEIGA, encoded by the coding sequence ATGCTCACGATCGGTACTCTGTCAAAGAAGACTGGCACAAAAGTGCAGACCATCCGGTACTACGAACAGATCGGACTCATGCCCGAACCTGGCAGAACCGAAGGCGGACAGAGGCGCTACGACAATGCACAGCTCGATCGACTGTCCTTCATCCGCCACTCGCGACAACTCGGTTTCTCGCTCGATGCGATCCGCGAGCTGCTCGACCTCAGCGACCATCCCAACCGGCCCTGCCACGAGGCCGATGCCATCGCGCGTCGCCAGCTCAAACAGGTGGAGCAGCGCATGGCGCGCCTGAAGGCGCTGCGCACCGAACTGAAACGCATGGTTCACGAATGCAGCGGCGGGCGGACGGGAGACTGCAAGGTGCTTGAGGTGTTGCGGGACCATTCGGAATGCCTGACCGAGCACGAGGAAATCGGGGCCTGA
- a CDS encoding cation transporter — MERRTLWIVLALNICLAVAFFATGAFGDSSALIANGLDNLSDSFVYAISLFALSRSDKWKRGAANVSGGLLILFAAGILYDAWRRYIGGSDPLGTIMIAMALFAAAINAVCVWLLAKLKDPDVNIRAANTFSYNDFAANLGIVLAGGLVAWLGTNWPDLVVGVIVAGIAAWGGIDILRDAHGEHHKAVHTGK, encoded by the coding sequence ATGGAGAGACGGACGCTTTGGATCGTTCTGGCGCTCAATATCTGTTTGGCCGTGGCCTTTTTCGCAACAGGCGCCTTCGGCGACTCAAGTGCCCTGATCGCCAACGGGCTCGATAACCTCTCCGACAGCTTCGTCTACGCGATCAGCCTTTTCGCTTTGTCCCGATCCGACAAATGGAAACGCGGGGCGGCGAACGTTTCCGGCGGGCTGCTGATCCTTTTCGCCGCTGGTATCCTCTACGATGCATGGCGCCGCTACATCGGCGGGTCAGATCCGCTCGGGACGATCATGATCGCCATGGCCCTGTTTGCGGCGGCGATCAACGCAGTCTGCGTCTGGCTGCTCGCTAAGCTCAAAGATCCGGACGTCAACATCCGCGCGGCCAACACCTTCAGTTACAACGATTTCGCCGCGAACCTCGGAATCGTCTTGGCTGGCGGCCTCGTCGCCTGGCTGGGAACCAACTGGCCGGACCTCGTCGTCGGCGTGATTGTCGCCGGGATCGCGGCCTGGGGAGGTATCGACATTCTGCGCGACGCACACGGCGAACACCACAAAGCAGTTCATACGGGCAAATAG
- a CDS encoding transglutaminase family protein, with protein sequence MTDPLLAPTKLLDFDAAPLAHLIETRGWRGLSEYDRIGAAYDFVRNEIAFGYNRADDIPASEVLSDGCGQCNTKGTLLMALLRGVGIRCRLHGFTIHKGLQRGVVPELVYPLAPQEILHSWVEIEYQGAWFNLEGFILDDAFLTVLQTSFSDTDSLCGYGAGTDCLGAPPVTWNGEDTYIQKSGIVQDFGVFDTPDAFYLSHEQSFGWLRGALYRHIIRHWMNVRVRGFRSGRLKTDRRATHAHAEPANAT encoded by the coding sequence ATGACCGACCCCCTACTTGCACCCACCAAATTACTGGATTTTGATGCCGCGCCTCTTGCGCATCTAATTGAGACCCGCGGCTGGCGCGGCTTATCCGAATACGATCGGATCGGAGCTGCCTATGATTTCGTTCGGAATGAAATCGCGTTCGGATACAATCGAGCTGACGACATCCCCGCCTCCGAGGTGCTTTCCGACGGGTGCGGGCAGTGCAATACCAAAGGGACGCTCTTGATGGCGTTGCTGCGTGGTGTTGGCATTCGTTGCCGGTTGCATGGGTTTACGATCCACAAAGGCTTGCAGCGCGGTGTTGTCCCAGAGTTGGTGTATCCGCTTGCTCCGCAAGAAATTCTCCACTCATGGGTTGAGATCGAATATCAAGGTGCTTGGTTCAACCTCGAAGGCTTCATCCTGGATGACGCTTTCCTGACAGTCCTGCAAACGTCTTTCTCGGACACGGACAGTCTCTGCGGTTATGGCGCGGGCACGGATTGCCTTGGCGCGCCTCCCGTCACCTGGAACGGAGAAGATACCTACATTCAGAAATCCGGCATCGTGCAAGATTTCGGCGTGTTTGATACGCCGGACGCCTTCTATTTGTCCCATGAGCAATCCTTTGGATGGCTGCGTGGTGCCCTTTACCGTCATATCATCCGCCACTGGATGAATGTGCGCGTACGTGGTTTTCGCAGCGGTCGCCTGAAGACTGACCGACGCGCGACACACGCGCACGCGGAGCCTGCCAATGCCACATGA
- a CDS encoding copper chaperone PCu(A)C, producing the protein MKKYILTSTLAALLTLGGLWVPALAGPEDVVVENAWSRASIGMNRPGAAYMTIRNTGDEPVTLIGLTTPLAMMPEIHETKTNAEGVSSMSPAGEIAIAPGESVALEPGGLHAMLMRLQEPMTEGDTSPLTLLFDGGGEVTVEVPILGIAARGPQD; encoded by the coding sequence ATGAAAAAGTATATTTTGACCAGCACACTGGCGGCGCTTTTGACCCTTGGAGGGCTCTGGGTGCCCGCGCTGGCCGGACCCGAGGATGTTGTCGTCGAGAACGCGTGGTCCCGCGCCTCCATCGGGATGAACCGTCCCGGGGCCGCCTACATGACGATCCGCAACACTGGCGACGAGCCGGTGACGCTGATCGGTCTTACAACACCGCTTGCGATGATGCCCGAAATTCACGAGACGAAGACAAATGCCGAAGGTGTGAGTTCCATGAGCCCGGCGGGGGAGATCGCGATCGCCCCGGGCGAGAGCGTCGCGCTCGAACCGGGGGGCCTGCATGCAATGCTGATGCGGCTGCAAGAACCGATGACGGAAGGGGACACCTCTCCGCTGACCCTGCTCTTCGATGGCGGAGGCGAAGTGACGGTCGAGGTGCCGATCCTCGGCATCGCCGCGCGCGGGCCGCAGGACTGA
- a CDS encoding disulfide bond formation protein B encodes MNRISGETALGLAWIIALVASLAVLFIGEVLGQTPCVLCWFQRAFMFPLAIVLGLGLWWRDGRVGRYGIALALGGGAIALWHMGLYVGLVPERIQPCSATGPSCTDDNQLVFGIPIPLMALAAFALIGALSALSLKDTRT; translated from the coding sequence ATGAACCGCATATCCGGAGAAACAGCCCTCGGGCTGGCGTGGATCATCGCGCTCGTCGCCTCGCTTGCCGTGCTTTTCATCGGCGAGGTGCTGGGGCAGACGCCCTGTGTGCTGTGCTGGTTCCAGCGCGCCTTCATGTTCCCCTTGGCCATTGTCCTCGGGCTCGGCCTTTGGTGGCGGGACGGCCGCGTGGGGCGCTACGGCATCGCATTGGCGCTTGGCGGCGGCGCAATCGCCCTCTGGCACATGGGGCTGTACGTCGGTCTTGTTCCCGAACGCATCCAGCCCTGCTCGGCCACCGGCCCCTCTTGCACCGATGACAACCAACTGGTCTTCGGCATCCCGATCCCGCTGATGGCGCTCGCCGCCTTCGCGCTGATCGGGGCCCTGTCGGCCCTTTCATTGAAGGATACACGAACATGA